From a single Desulfovibrio sp. X2 genomic region:
- a CDS encoding MlaD family protein, producing MSRQANATIVGAFVIITIGLVICALVIFGSGRFFKHTKKFVLYFDNSVAGLNTGAPVVFKGVRIGSVTSVRIVANPKTLELSIPVTVEIDPSTIQTTSGKSMEEMPRDDRIVDILIEKGLRARLTMQSFVTGQLMIELAFMPDTPARFRGDGSVPELPTVPSPMDQLAQSLETVPIKEIGKDVADAAKGVSSLVNSPDLRESIVNLNKTLVEMHRLAAMLNAKGAPLADRIDRTVGHVDQLAVNLDQDFRDGRTARLLDSLNQLAARADTVLANVNELTVATKSSVDKFGGAVAENSEVMTDLRKALRELAAASRSLRVWADYLERHPEALLNGKGDGQ from the coding sequence ATGAGCAGGCAGGCAAACGCCACGATCGTCGGCGCGTTCGTGATCATCACCATCGGGCTCGTCATCTGCGCCCTGGTCATCTTCGGCTCGGGCCGCTTCTTCAAGCACACGAAGAAGTTCGTCCTCTACTTCGACAACTCCGTGGCGGGCCTCAACACCGGCGCGCCCGTGGTCTTCAAGGGCGTGCGCATCGGCTCCGTGACCTCCGTGCGCATCGTGGCCAACCCGAAGACCCTCGAGCTCAGCATCCCGGTCACCGTGGAGATCGACCCGAGCACCATCCAGACCACCAGCGGCAAGTCCATGGAGGAGATGCCGCGCGACGACAGGATCGTGGACATCCTGATCGAGAAAGGGCTGCGCGCCCGCCTGACCATGCAGAGCTTCGTCACCGGCCAGCTCATGATCGAGCTCGCCTTCATGCCCGACACGCCCGCGCGCTTCCGCGGCGACGGCTCCGTGCCCGAGCTGCCCACCGTGCCCTCGCCCATGGACCAGCTGGCCCAGTCCCTGGAGACCGTGCCCATCAAGGAGATCGGCAAGGACGTGGCCGACGCCGCCAAGGGCGTCAGCAGCCTCGTCAACTCGCCCGACCTGCGCGAGTCCATCGTCAACCTGAACAAGACCCTGGTGGAGATGCACCGCCTGGCCGCCATGCTGAACGCCAAGGGTGCCCCCCTGGCGGACAGGATCGACCGCACCGTGGGCCACGTGGACCAGCTCGCCGTGAACCTGGACCAGGACTTCCGCGACGGGCGCACGGCCAGGCTCCTCGATTCCCTGAACCAGCTCGCCGCGCGCGCGGACACCGTGCTCGCCAACGTGAACGAGCTGACCGTGGCCACCAAGAGCTCGGTGGACAAGTTCGGCGGCGCGGTCGCGGAGAACTCCGAGGTCATGACCGACCTGCGCAAGGCCCTGCGCGAGCTGGCCGCGGCCTCGCGCTCCCTGCGCGTCTGGGCCGACTACCTGGAGCGCCACCCCGAGGCCCTGCTGAACGGCAAAGGAGACGGACAATGA
- a CDS encoding membrane integrity-associated transporter subunit PqiC, with amino-acid sequence MSHETTRVPRALRTGAACLLVLCALALAGCGASAHSRFYMPVATTNPDYRPAPQDTGKPMLAPLRASIAPLRLAEYLNRPQIVTRGSGVQVHMAEFERWAEPLEDSATRVVTENVARLLAGSDVNIVPWSAGADADLVVKGEIQRLDGEPGGEAVLEARFVIRDHRAQAAATGAAGAARSGGSGAEAKPLTRSVSYREHTDTGGYEALVMAESRLLDRLSKDIAAALREQAGR; translated from the coding sequence ATGAGCCATGAAACCACCCGCGTCCCGCGCGCCCTCCGAACCGGGGCCGCCTGCCTCCTGGTCCTCTGCGCCCTGGCCCTGGCGGGCTGCGGCGCCTCCGCGCACTCGCGCTTCTACATGCCCGTGGCCACGACCAACCCGGACTACCGCCCCGCGCCCCAGGACACGGGCAAGCCCATGCTCGCCCCCCTGCGCGCCTCCATCGCCCCGCTGCGCCTGGCCGAGTACCTGAACCGGCCGCAGATCGTCACCCGCGGCAGCGGCGTGCAGGTGCACATGGCCGAGTTCGAGCGCTGGGCCGAGCCGCTCGAGGACAGCGCCACCCGCGTGGTCACAGAGAACGTCGCCCGCCTCCTCGCGGGCTCGGACGTGAACATCGTGCCCTGGAGCGCGGGCGCGGACGCAGACCTCGTGGTCAAGGGCGAGATCCAGCGCCTGGACGGCGAACCCGGCGGCGAGGCCGTGCTCGAGGCCCGCTTCGTCATCCGCGACCACCGCGCCCAGGCCGCCGCGACCGGAGCTGCCGGGGCTGCCAGATCGGGCGGATCGGGCGCCGAGGCCAAGCCCCTCACCCGCTCCGTCTCCTACCGCGAACACACCGACACCGGCGGCTACGAAGCCCTCGTCATGGCCGAAAGCCGCCTCCTCGACCGCCTGAGCAAAGACATCGCCGCCGCCCTGCGCGAGCAGGCGGGACGCTAG